The segment TTCCATGAATTTGGGATCAACCAATAAGGAGTATTGTTTTCTACACCCCATCCGATAATGCGTATGGCATGCCAACTAACTAATTTCCCAGTAATATGTTTATAGATTCCAGATTTGTAATTTAGAAAATCTTCATAAACGATGAAGTTTGCTTCAACTGGTCCATATTTCATGATTTCTTTTTGAATAGCCTTTTCATCATTTTTAACATTGTAGCGTGATTTACCTAAGATTTGAATAAAACGATTGTGAAAATGAAACTATTATCGGTCATAATGGAaaaaggggtttcgtggagattttagtattttcatggttgaaagcttgagtcaattgaagctacaccaccatggaaatcctggaagcactggacggccgtttcggtctagtatgggactcctcagcagtgcgcatccacgacctcgcctcgcgagattctaacctaggatctaccagtctcgagccagagcccttaaccgatagaccactgagccggtatccaacggtggtaatgtctaacttcaactgataaattatataatcatatgctcactagtgacttcgagaagtacatccaggagttctagtgagaagcagtgaccagtggagttcaaaccacgtctgtcatgagatatcaactcactaaagacaattggtgaatggttgctcaacttcatggatcagttgaagttagacattaacaccgtcggatgccggcaggctcagtggtctatcggttaagggctctggctcgagattgataggtcctgggttataATGGAAAAGTAAATGGATTCTCCTCGTATTGTTAGTCTGAAGCTTTTCACATATTTGAACATGAAAATGAAATGACGGTGAACACTAAGTATGAAGTATACTCCATAGAAGGATAACACCATCGATGTCAAATTAGTTTGTTTTTATAGCATTCAATAGAGAGCTATCAAAAGTAATCTcaaaaatgattatttcataTGTAGAAGCATTAATTCCAAACAATTGTTTGCTTATATACGATGAGGAACTTTCCGTGGAAATCAATGTAGAACATGTTTACAAACtacattgaaatatatatgatcACTTGAAAGATTTGTGGTTCATCTATGCGACATATACTTTCGATGTCTGACATCATCATTTAAAGAATTTATATGAACAGAGCTTCAGACTGTGACAGTTTCTGATGTGGTCGATCGACTTATGAGATATTTTAAAGACCAGAAGAACAACCATCACGTCAGCGCTACGTTTCGTTGCTGCCAGTCAATATTTTTGTTCCAGAAACATTCTTCAATCCGTAAAATGTTAACAAGAATACAAGCTAAGTTGCAATTATTCTCAAGTGAAAAAGTTCATATAATTATTACTAAATACATTCCTTGTGTCACTGTTCGAGATTCGTTTTCTATCCTCAGTCAGAATGTAGGTGGATATACGTATTCAATGTATGTAAACTATGGTTACATTACCTGTTTCTAAATCTAGTTAGGAGTGAAAAAGTGAAATTCAGATATGTTATGTCTTTGACTTAGGcggtagccaattgttatgacttgatcacggtcgtcgctgatttgttatgaccttacgaatttaacaaggacgtaatccgcgtaaattatccaccaatagaatacgccttatacgaccttcacactgtgacaatgatgTTCGATTAATATGactaatctagcgtccttattggtccttatccgcctaacccgtccacttgagtccaaaaacaccaatagcagctgctgtaatgcgaatcgtttatttcaaacatactttatctgtataccagacagacaggccacatcataccataaaatagaaaataatatttgtacaaaaccaggccaaatgaggctgtaagcgtgggagacaataatcaataaactgagtataacttaggaacagtaaatcatacaataataatcaataggtcgaaatgaagcttacaataaaatgaatatagatatagataacctagttaccgaatagttatacaataagaatgatAGTCCAATAGTAGGTCCtgcaagttacccgtacttatgtcttcgctactacATAACAAGATATAAAAGACCTTATGTTGATCGATTTATCTTAGTGACAAGTCGATGTTTTCAtgatgatttattatcattgtctATAACATTACTTACCTCGATGCTTGTCTTGAGCGTATGGGGTTTTATAACTTTTCTGACAAGTGTTTTCACAATTAGGAGTCTTGTAGATTTCCTCAAAACATGCGGGATACTTTCCTTTGGTATGATGCTCACATTTTGGGAATGGATATGGTTGACAGCTTGTGTGATTCTCTTTCGAACTTCCAGTAACAATACCTTCCTTCACCCAATAATCCCAAGCAAGAGCAGGAAATCCACCTTCAAAACCATCTCCACAATGTTCGCAACAGCTCAATAGATCAACAGCACTCAGTTCGACATTTTGTTTGCCACCTGACTGTATGCAGCTTCGATCACTCATTGCTTCAACAGCACCGAAAGCCTGGAAGAAAGCAATGTCAATATCAAGACGTATTAGGTTTCATAGCATATTTACATGGAATGACTGCTCAACACTTACAAGACACTTGAGTTCAATATGATCTGTTTCGTTAGTTGGTTTACTCACCGGACATATGTTCACAATTGTAATACTCAAAATTGACATAAGTGCTGTCATATAGCATTTAAAGAAATTATTTCTCTAGAATATCTCACTGTGATACAGTCTGACGTTTTGTGAGATCCCCTACACAGTcacagatatgaagaaataataatactCATCCTAACATTGTATACGTTTTTCAGTTAATCTGATCAGTGTTACTCACCCACGATGATCCACATCGTGATTGATCACGAATGGTTGCGATACTTTTACAACCAGGCCATTTCTTCCTGGAATCGAAATTGGATGGAATTTCCACATTCC is part of the Schistosoma mansoni strain Puerto Rico chromosome 1, complete genome genome and harbors:
- a CDS encoding cathepsin B-like peptidase (C01 family), whose product is MLISVLCIASLITHLEAHISIKNEKFEPLSHDIISYINKHLDARREESDLRRKRRPIVDHNDWNVEIPSNFDSRKKWPGCKSIATIRDQSRCGSSWAFGAVEAMSDRSCIQSGGKQNVELSAVDLLSCCEHCGDGFEGGFPALAWDYWVKEGIVTGSSKENHTSCQPYPFPKCEHHTKGKYPACFEEIYKTPNCENTCQKSYKTPYAQDKHRGKSRYNVKNDEKAIQKEIMKYGPVEANFIVYEDFLNYKSGIYKHITGKLVSWHAIRIIGWGVENNTPYWLIPNSWNEDWGENGNFRILRGRHECSIESEVTAGRINE